CGAGCAACCGGAAGCCACCCGCGCCAACCAGCGTGATCGGCCCGGTGTCGCGCAGCCAGGTGTCGTTGTAGGGAATGGCGAGGAACGCCACGCGCTCCATGTCGATGCGTGCCGACGCCAGGCGTGCGCGCGCATAGGCCTCGACGTCGTCATCGGCCACGCACACCAGCACCCGCTGGAAGCGAGTGATGGCGGCGACCAGGGCGATATAGGTGTCCTCGACGTCGCCCAGGCGGTCGGCCCAGTCGGTGCCGGCGTGCGGCCAGGCCAGCAGGATCGCGGACTGGGGTTCCCACTCCGCGGGGAAGCGCAGGTTGTCTTGGTTCATGGGCTCAGCGGATGGGCGGCTTGGGTCCGGTCTCGCCCGGCGTGGCCTGGTTGGCCACGGCATCGACGACGCGGGTCTTCTCGAAGTAGACCGTGAACGCCGGATAGACCCAACGGTTGATGGTCGGCCACTGCCGCTTCTGGCCGCCGCGCGGGTCGAGGCGCTCGCTGGGCGCGCCGAAGCGCGCTTCCACGTCGGCCATGCTCATGCCTCTCGCCGGCATGGCAATGCCGGTTTCCGTCCGGGCGCGATCGACAAGCAGGGTGTCGGCGGACGCCGCGCCGGCGCAGGCCAGCAGGGCGGCGGTGGTCATCGCAAGGATCAGGCGCATGGTGGATCTCCCCGTGGGCGCTGCACGACGCAGCCGCAGCGTTTTTAGCAGATCGCACGCCGGCGCGGCGTGGCAGCAGGGCGAAGCGGGCGCGCGGTCACGCCTGGATGCGTGCACCAGATACGCGGAAGGCCGCATTTCTGCGGCCTTCCGGAAGCGGGAGTTGGCCCACGGCGCGATGTCATGCGTCCGCGGCGACTCCCTCCGCGCGGCTCAGCGCTGGCGGGCCTTGAAGCGCGGGTTGGACTTGCAGATCACGAAGATCTTGCCGCGACGACGAACGACCTTGCAGTCGCGGTGGCGGGTCTTCGCCGACTTGAGTGAGGACAGGACCTTCATGACAAACCTCGAAACGGGTTGGGGCAATCAAGCCGACAATTCTACCGGGCTTTCTGGTCCAGACTCAAGCCCCCGCGCGGTTTGCCGCCGGCGGCGGTCTAGAATGGCCGCCCACCCCCGGAGCCGGACATGACCCAGGACGCCATACCCGTATTGACGATCGACGGACCTTCGGGCTCCGGCAAGGGCACGATCAGCCGCGCGGTGGCGGGCAGGCTGGGCTGGCACTACCTGGATTCCGGCGCACTGTACCGCGCCATCGGCGTGGCCGCGGGCTGGGCCGACCTCGATCTGGACGACGGTGGTGCGCTGGTGCGCTGCGCATTCGACACCGACATCGGCTTCCGCGACGACGACCGCGGCGAGCTGCGCGTGCTCGTGAACGGCCACGACGCCACCGACGAGCTGCGCACGGAAACCGCCGGAGCCGCGGCCTCGGCGATTGCAGCCATCCCCGAAGTCCGCGCGGCCCTCAAGGAGCGCCAGCGGGTGTTCCGCAAGCCGCCGGGCCTGGTTGCCGACGGTCGTGACATGGGCACCGTGATCTTTCCGGATGCGGCGACCAAGGTGTTCCTCACCGCAAGCGCAGAGGAGAGGGCGGAAAGGCGCTATAAGCAGTTGAAGGACAAGGGGGTTTCTGTTACGTTAGATGGTCTGCTGCGAGAGATTCTCGCCCGCGACGCCCGCGATGCCAATCGCGCGGTGGCGCCGCTGCGGCCGGCCGAAGACGCCGTCCGCATCGACACCACCGGCCTTGGCATCGAAACGGTCGTCGAGCGCGTCCTGGCCCTGGTGCCGGTGCGCGCGGGCTGAACTTCCGAGGCAGGTTGGTCCCGCGTGGCGCCTGCCGCGCGGATTTTCCGTGCATTAAGCACTCATGGCGACGCGCAATCCCGCGCAAGCCGACAACGGGTGGACCGGGTTCCGCGCATCGCGCGCCGGTCTGTTTCGTCAACCGGGTAATTTTTCAATGACCGAATCATTTGCTGAACTGTTTGAACAGAGCGAGGCCGCCCTCGGCAAGCTGAAGCCGGGCTCCATCGTCACCGGCGTCGTGATCCAGGTGCGGACCGACGTGGTGGTGATCAACGCCGGCCTCAAGTCCGAAGGCATCGTGCCGATCGAACAGTTCCGTAACGACGCCGGCGAGATCGACGTCGCCGAGGGCGACATCGTCAAGGTCGCGCTCGACTCCCTCGAGAACGGCTTCGGCGAGACCGTGCTGTCGCGCGAGAAAGCCAAGCGCGCCATGGTGTGGGACGAGCTCGAGGAAGCGCTCGAGAAGAACGAGACCATCACCGGCCGCATCAGCGGCAAGGTCAAGGGCGGTTTCACCGTCGACATCAAGGACGTCCGCGCGTTCCTGCCGGGCTCGCTGGTCGACGTGCGCCCGGTACGCGACCCGGTGTACCTGGAAGGCAAGGAGCTCGAGTTCAAGCTCATCAAGCTCGACCGCAAGCGCAACAACGTGGTCGTCTCCCGCCGTGCGGTGGTCGAGAGCGAGCACTCGGAAGAGCGCGAGCAGCTGATGGAGAAGCTGGTCGAGGGCGCCGTGCTGAAGGGTGTCGTCAAGAACCTGACCGACTACGGCGCGTTCGTGGACCTGGGTGGCATCGACGGCCTGCTGCACATCACCGACATGGCCTGGAAGCGCGTGCGCCATCCGTCCGAAGTCGTGGAAGTGGGCGCCGAGCTCGACGTCCGCGTGCTGAAGTACGACCGCGAGCGCAACCGCGTCAGCCTGGGCCTGAAGCAGCTGGGCGAGGATCCGTGGGACAACATCGCCCGCCGCTACCCGTCCAACACCCGCGTGTTCGGCAAGGTCTCCAACGTCACCGATTACGGCGCGTTCGTCGAGATCGAGCCGGGCGTCGAAGGCCTGGTGCACGTGTCCGAGATGGACTGGACCAACAAGAACGTCAACCCGCAGAAGGTCGTGCAGGTGGGTGACGAACTCGAGGTCATGGTGCTCGACGTCGACGAAGAGCGTCGCCGCATCTCGCTGGGCATCAAGCAGGTCACGTCCAACCCGTGGGAGACCTTCGCGGCCATCCACAAGAAGGGCGACAAGGTCGACGGCCAGATCAAGTCGATCACCGACTTCGGCATCTTCATCGGCCTGGACGGCGGCATCGACGGCCTGATCCACCTGTCCGACATGAGCTGGAACACCAGCGGCGAAGACGTGGCGCGCAACCTCAAGAAGGGCGACACGCTGGAAGCCGTGGTGCTGGCGGTGGACCCGGAACGCGAGCGCATCAGCCTGGGCGTCAAGCAGCTCGAGCAGGATCCGTTCGGCCAGTTCATGGCGGCGCACCCGCGTGGCACCAAGGTCACCGGCACTGTCCGCGAAGTCGACGCCAAGGGCGCCATCATCGACATCGCCGACGGCGTGGAAGGCTACGTGGCCGCGCGCGACATCTCCGATGAGCGCATCGACGACGCCAGCCAGCACCTGAAGGTGGGCGAGACGATCGAGGCCAAGTTCACCGGCATGGACCGCAAGGGCCGCACGCTGCAGCTGTCGATCCGCGCCAAGGACGAGGCCGAAGTGGCCGACACCCTGGCCGAGTACAACCGCGCCGCGTCGGATGCCTCCAGTGGCACGACCAAGCTCGGTGCCCTGCTGCGCGAGCAGCTGGACAGCAAGTCCGAGTAAGCCAGCAAGACCCGGAGCGGCCTGGCACCAGCCAGGCCGCTTTCGGTTGTCGAGGCCACGATGGCAACATGACCAAGTCCGAACTGATCGAAATCCTCACCCAGCGCCAGGGGCACCTGAAGGCCGACGACGTCGACCTCGCGGTGAAGTCGCTGCTGGAGATGATGGGCGGCTCGCTGGCCACCGGCGAACGCATCGAAGTGCGCGGTTTCGGCAGCTTCTCCCTGCATTACCGTCCACCCCGCACCGGGCGCAATCCCAAGACCGGTGATGCCGTGGCATTGCCCGGCAAGCATGTCCCACACTTCAAGCCCGGCAAGGAGCTTCGCGAGCGCGTCAGCGACGTGATGCCATTGCCTCCCGAGGACTGACCGCTCCACGTCTGTCTGCGGGACGTGGGCTCGGCTAAGCTAGCGGCCTATGCGTCCTTTCCGAATCCTGTTCGCCCTTGCATGCCTCGCCGCAGGCGTTGCCGTGGGTGCGCTCAACCCGCAAGTGGTCGCCGTGGACTTCGGCATCGCCACGCTGCGCCCGACCCTCGGGGTCGCGCTGCTGGCCACGCTGCTGCTTGGCGCCATCCTTGGCGGAATGGCGATCGTGGCCTCCGTTGTCCTGCCGCTGCAGCAGCGCCTGCGCCGCGCGCGCGCCACCCCCACCGACGCGAGCTGAGATGGCCTTCATCACCGAGTGGTTCTGGTTTTTCCTGCTGCTGCCCATCGCGGCGCTGTCGGGCTGGGTGATCGGCCGCCGTGGCGGCGAGCGCCACAGCGACAGCCAGGTCAGCAAGCTCTCAACAACCTATTTTCGCGGCCTGAACTACCTGCTCAACGAGCAGCCGGACAAGGCCATTGAGCTGTTCCTGCATATCGCCGAGCTCGACAAGGACACCTTCGAGACCCAGGTCGCGCTTGGCCACCTGTTCCGCCGTCGCGGCGAGGTCGATCGCGCCATCCGCCTGCACCAGGGCCTGGTGCAGCGCCCGGACCTCAACGACCAGCAGAAGGTGCAGGCGCTGCTGGCGCTGGGCGAGGACTACATGCGCTCGGGCCTGCTCGACCGCGCCGAGACCGTGTTCACCGACCTCGCGCAGAT
This Luteimonas sp. MC1572 DNA region includes the following protein-coding sequences:
- the ykgO gene encoding type B 50S ribosomal protein L36; this translates as MKVLSSLKSAKTRHRDCKVVRRRGKIFVICKSNPRFKARQR
- the cmk gene encoding (d)CMP kinase, which gives rise to MTQDAIPVLTIDGPSGSGKGTISRAVAGRLGWHYLDSGALYRAIGVAAGWADLDLDDGGALVRCAFDTDIGFRDDDRGELRVLVNGHDATDELRTETAGAAASAIAAIPEVRAALKERQRVFRKPPGLVADGRDMGTVIFPDAATKVFLTASAEERAERRYKQLKDKGVSVTLDGLLREILARDARDANRAVAPLRPAEDAVRIDTTGLGIETVVERVLALVPVRAG
- the rpsA gene encoding 30S ribosomal protein S1, with the translated sequence MTESFAELFEQSEAALGKLKPGSIVTGVVIQVRTDVVVINAGLKSEGIVPIEQFRNDAGEIDVAEGDIVKVALDSLENGFGETVLSREKAKRAMVWDELEEALEKNETITGRISGKVKGGFTVDIKDVRAFLPGSLVDVRPVRDPVYLEGKELEFKLIKLDRKRNNVVVSRRAVVESEHSEEREQLMEKLVEGAVLKGVVKNLTDYGAFVDLGGIDGLLHITDMAWKRVRHPSEVVEVGAELDVRVLKYDRERNRVSLGLKQLGEDPWDNIARRYPSNTRVFGKVSNVTDYGAFVEIEPGVEGLVHVSEMDWTNKNVNPQKVVQVGDELEVMVLDVDEERRRISLGIKQVTSNPWETFAAIHKKGDKVDGQIKSITDFGIFIGLDGGIDGLIHLSDMSWNTSGEDVARNLKKGDTLEAVVLAVDPERERISLGVKQLEQDPFGQFMAAHPRGTKVTGTVREVDAKGAIIDIADGVEGYVAARDISDERIDDASQHLKVGETIEAKFTGMDRKGRTLQLSIRAKDEAEVADTLAEYNRAASDASSGTTKLGALLREQLDSKSE
- a CDS encoding integration host factor subunit beta; its protein translation is MTKSELIEILTQRQGHLKADDVDLAVKSLLEMMGGSLATGERIEVRGFGSFSLHYRPPRTGRNPKTGDAVALPGKHVPHFKPGKELRERVSDVMPLPPED
- a CDS encoding lipopolysaccharide assembly protein LapA domain-containing protein — translated: MRPFRILFALACLAAGVAVGALNPQVVAVDFGIATLRPTLGVALLATLLLGAILGGMAIVASVVLPLQQRLRRARATPTDAS